A stretch of the Paenibacillus dendritiformis genome encodes the following:
- a CDS encoding ABC transporter permease: MNKLKSMLAKESVIISLVAIILGIMIGALVMLAGGYDPLLAYQSLVEKIFGSAYDMGETLRAIVPLIFAGLAVALAFRAGMFNIGVDGQIVMGSLGALIVGNMISLPPILHGIVAIIAGTILGGLWGALVGLLKTKRGINEVISCIMLNWTALYISHMVIKAFMAESGTSRSQNIQESASIQIGWLSDLMSGARVHWGFFIVIIAIIGYHLYMNRTKWGYETRAVGNNRHAAEYAGMNVSKVITRTFFLSGMLGGMIGTLEVLGVFKYMAISSVTSGIGFDGIAVALLGMNGALGVLLAAALFGALMYGAQGMSFGANVPGEVIKMVISIIIFFAAAPGIIRWLLTRFSRSKKAKREG, translated from the coding sequence ATGAACAAGCTTAAATCGATGCTAGCCAAAGAATCGGTTATCATCTCTCTCGTGGCCATCATCCTCGGTATTATGATTGGCGCTCTCGTTATGCTTGCCGGAGGCTACGATCCGCTGCTGGCTTATCAGTCTCTGGTGGAGAAAATCTTCGGCTCCGCCTATGACATGGGAGAGACGCTGCGAGCGATCGTGCCGCTTATTTTCGCCGGGTTGGCCGTTGCGCTTGCGTTCCGCGCGGGCATGTTCAACATTGGGGTGGACGGCCAGATCGTAATGGGATCGCTCGGAGCGCTTATCGTGGGCAATATGATATCGCTGCCGCCGATTCTGCACGGCATCGTGGCCATTATCGCGGGCACGATTCTGGGCGGTCTGTGGGGGGCGCTTGTCGGTCTGCTCAAGACGAAGCGGGGCATCAACGAGGTTATCTCCTGCATTATGCTGAACTGGACCGCGCTCTATATCAGCCATATGGTCATCAAGGCGTTCATGGCCGAGTCGGGGACATCCCGTTCACAGAACATTCAGGAATCGGCCAGCATCCAGATCGGATGGCTGAGCGATTTGATGAGCGGGGCCCGCGTCCATTGGGGATTCTTCATCGTCATCATCGCCATTATCGGGTATCACCTGTATATGAACCGGACGAAGTGGGGGTATGAGACCCGCGCCGTAGGGAATAACAGACATGCGGCGGAATATGCCGGCATGAACGTGTCCAAGGTCATTACCCGCACGTTCTTCCTCTCGGGGATGCTTGGCGGCATGATCGGTACGCTGGAAGTACTGGGCGTCTTCAAATATATGGCCATCTCCTCCGTCACGTCCGGCATCGGCTTCGACGGCATCGCCGTCGCGCTGCTTGGCATGAACGGCGCGCTGGGCGTCCTGCTGGCCGCCGCGCTGTTCGGGGCGCTCATGTACGGAGCGCAGGGCATGAGCTTCGGAGCGAACGTTCCCGGCGAGGTCATTAAGATGGTTATCAGCATCATCATCTTCTTCGCCGCGGCACCGGGCATTATCCGTTGGTTGTTGACACGGTTTTCACGTTCCAAAAAGGCGAAGCGGGAGGGATAA
- a CDS encoding ABC transporter ATP-binding protein — protein MHKGDIVLELKGITKRFPGIVANDQISLQLKKGEIHALLGENGAGKSTLMNIVFGLYQPDEGSIELNGRPIVMDGPNKAIECGIGMVHQHFKLVHPFTVTENIVLGMEPTRGIKMDLKGAAAKIRQLSEQYGLNVKPEAVIESISVGMQQRVEIMKTLYRGAEIIIFDEPTAVLTPQEIEELLHIMKRLAAEGKSILLITHKLKEIMEVADRCTIIRRGKVIDTVLVSETDPEMLAEKMVGKHVEFKTDKAAATPQDVMLEVQNLIVKDEHGQHAVDGVSFRVRAGEIVGIAGVDGNGQNELIEAITGMRRTAGGQIRLAGQDVTDASPRAASDKGISYIPQDRHKHGLVLDFDVSENSVLKSYDSPKFTRKGFMDQQAVKQVAERYVEQFDIRTPSIHTQVRAMSGGNQQKIIIAREIDKDPKLLVAAQPTRGLDVGAIEFVHKQLIAQRDAGKAVLLVSFELEEILNVADRILVMFDGRIVGETTPETTTDQELGLMMAGKHQGGERHEQA, from the coding sequence ATGCACAAGGGAGATATCGTACTGGAGCTGAAAGGAATTACAAAGCGCTTTCCCGGCATAGTAGCAAACGATCAAATCAGCCTGCAGTTGAAAAAAGGCGAAATTCACGCGCTTCTCGGCGAAAACGGCGCCGGCAAATCGACATTGATGAATATCGTATTCGGATTATATCAGCCTGATGAAGGCAGTATTGAGCTGAACGGCCGGCCGATTGTGATGGACGGCCCGAACAAGGCGATTGAATGCGGCATCGGCATGGTGCATCAGCACTTCAAGCTTGTTCACCCCTTTACGGTTACGGAAAATATCGTGCTCGGCATGGAGCCGACGCGAGGCATAAAGATGGATTTGAAAGGCGCTGCAGCGAAAATACGGCAGTTGTCCGAGCAGTACGGGCTGAATGTGAAGCCGGAGGCGGTCATCGAGTCGATCTCCGTCGGCATGCAGCAGCGCGTCGAAATTATGAAAACGCTGTATCGCGGCGCCGAGATTATTATTTTCGACGAGCCGACCGCGGTGCTGACGCCGCAGGAGATCGAGGAGCTGCTGCACATCATGAAGCGGCTGGCTGCGGAAGGCAAGTCGATTCTGCTCATCACGCACAAGCTGAAGGAAATTATGGAGGTCGCTGACCGCTGCACGATCATCCGCCGGGGCAAAGTCATCGACACCGTCCTCGTGTCCGAGACCGATCCGGAGATGTTGGCCGAGAAGATGGTCGGCAAGCATGTCGAATTCAAGACGGACAAGGCAGCGGCAACGCCGCAGGATGTCATGCTTGAGGTCCAGAACCTGATCGTGAAGGATGAGCACGGGCAGCATGCCGTGGACGGCGTCAGCTTCCGCGTGCGCGCCGGAGAGATTGTCGGCATCGCCGGCGTTGACGGCAACGGTCAGAATGAACTCATCGAGGCGATCACCGGCATGCGCCGGACCGCGGGCGGACAGATTCGGCTGGCGGGACAGGATGTGACGGATGCGTCGCCGCGGGCCGCTTCGGACAAGGGTATTTCCTATATCCCTCAGGATCGTCACAAGCATGGACTGGTGCTTGACTTCGACGTCAGCGAGAACTCCGTGCTCAAATCCTACGACAGCCCGAAGTTCACACGCAAAGGCTTCATGGATCAGCAGGCGGTTAAGCAGGTGGCGGAGCGGTATGTCGAGCAGTTCGATATCCGGACGCCAAGCATCCATACGCAGGTGCGGGCGATGTCCGGCGGGAACCAGCAGAAGATCATTATCGCGCGCGAGATCGACAAAGATCCGAAGCTGCTCGTCGCCGCCCAGCCGACGCGGGGGCTGGACGTCGGCGCGATCGAATTCGTGCATAAGCAATTAATCGCCCAGCGCGACGCAGGCAAGGCCGTACTGCTCGTATCGTTCGAGCTGGAAGAGATCTTGAATGTGGCCGACCGCATTCTCGTCATGTTCGACGGGCGCATTGTCGGGGAGACGACGCCGGAGACAACGACAGACCAGGAGCTGGGTCTCATGATGGCCGGCAAGCATCAAGGGGGGGAACGTCATGAACAAGCTTAA
- a CDS encoding BMP family lipoprotein codes for MKKSMLLVLSAMLLFTFALAGCGNKSGGTNAGGGEGAEGGGKKLKVGMVTDMGSVNDKSFNQSAWEGLQKLRDDLGYEVKYLEPKNDGEVEPNLNQFVKGGYDLTWATAATLDKAVTKIAQENPDSKLGIVDSDIIVPNVASVSFKENEGAFLVGVIAGSMTKSNKIGFVGGMEIPVIKRFEAGFREGVKAVNPDASFKAIYTGQFTRVDMGKSAASTLYDDGVDIIFHASGLTGNGVFNEAKERVKRGDRVWVIGVDKDQSLEFGDDVTLTSMIKKVDEAVYTISKALADGNFPGGKVTSMGLKEKGVDIAPTSDKNVPKDILDKVEEYRAKIMNGEIEVPTT; via the coding sequence ATGAAAAAATCGATGTTGTTGGTCTTATCAGCGATGCTATTGTTCACCTTCGCTCTGGCCGGCTGCGGCAACAAATCCGGGGGCACGAACGCCGGCGGCGGCGAAGGCGCTGAAGGCGGCGGGAAGAAGCTCAAGGTCGGGATGGTTACCGATATGGGCAGCGTGAACGACAAATCGTTCAACCAGAGCGCATGGGAAGGACTGCAGAAGCTGCGCGACGATCTTGGCTATGAAGTCAAATATTTGGAACCGAAAAACGACGGCGAAGTGGAGCCAAACCTGAATCAATTCGTCAAGGGCGGCTATGACCTGACTTGGGCGACTGCTGCCACGCTCGACAAGGCGGTAACGAAGATTGCGCAGGAAAATCCGGACTCGAAGCTGGGTATCGTCGATTCGGACATCATCGTGCCGAACGTCGCTTCCGTCTCCTTCAAAGAAAACGAAGGCGCGTTCCTGGTCGGCGTTATCGCCGGCTCGATGACGAAATCGAATAAAATCGGATTCGTCGGCGGCATGGAAATTCCGGTCATCAAGCGCTTCGAAGCCGGCTTCCGCGAAGGCGTCAAGGCCGTGAATCCGGATGCTTCCTTCAAAGCGATTTACACGGGACAGTTCACCCGCGTCGATATGGGAAAATCGGCCGCTTCCACGCTCTATGATGATGGCGTCGATATTATTTTCCACGCATCGGGCTTGACGGGGAACGGCGTGTTCAATGAAGCGAAAGAGCGCGTGAAGCGCGGCGACCGCGTGTGGGTTATCGGCGTCGACAAAGACCAGTCGCTTGAGTTCGGCGATGATGTCACGCTGACCTCGATGATTAAGAAGGTCGACGAAGCGGTCTACACGATTTCCAAGGCATTGGCGGACGGCAACTTCCCTGGCGGAAAGGTGACCTCGATGGGTCTGAAGGAAAAAGGCGTCGATATTGCGCCGACTTCCGACAAAAACGTGCCGAAGGACATATTGGATAAAGTCGAAGAATACCGTGCAAAGATTATGAACGGCGAGATTGAAGTGCCGACGACTTAA